The Accipiter gentilis chromosome 9, bAccGen1.1, whole genome shotgun sequence genome includes a region encoding these proteins:
- the ARID5B gene encoding AT-rich interactive domain-containing protein 5B isoform X3, whose product MAPNLKGRPRKKKPCPQRRDSLNGIKDSNNNSESKAVAKVKCEAKSALPKPKSNNSNCKKGSSEDKSKIAVGEECRADEQAFLVALYKYMKERKTPIERIPYLGFKQINLWTMFQAAQKLGGYETITARRQWKHIYDELGGNPGSTSAATCTRRHYERLILPYERFIKGEEDKPLPPVKPRKQDNSSQEGEAKTKVSGTKRIKNENQKSKKEKDNAQKPQDASEVSSEQEKDQESADQKNFPEHPTVGEMKQPMQGPPSLLPETAQPLPLEKTDLTENSTNSEKAKEEVQHSSSFSSISVPPEEDTVLDATVTKRLHPPTDALEDAKPEQRLHKAFADSLESEPPEMSFTAFPVQLPAQSDMEDEKLPEMADYIANCTVKVDQLGNEDIHNALKQTPKVLVVQNFDMFKEKELPGSMNDDSTFGYTPLLYSKGNPGIMSPLAKKKLLSQVSGAALSCSYPYGSPPPLISKKKLNGRDELSSNISQGPHAPNSDTVAINRPSVIQHVQSFKTKEERKSINDIFKHDMLSKPDPQRCDFSKHHLSSLAESYVPKTDIQDCKDKMSEKRALQHSHVPTFLADFYSSPHLHSLYRHTEHHLNNEQTSKYLPRDMFRESENISTFTQHKHQEKLNLNYRPSLHQQEKKAAVEASSDDQPTDLSLPKSIHKQTAKVPGSSLPHSCMAQQEGKGISPFQAASSQAVSLDCNPKACRVSPMAMTAPKKHSELLHRSGKQQAQRLENLRKMEGMVHPIISRRTSPQNVGAARPLKRSLEDLDKVISEKKIRAVSPLHLPKDTLAKDKVPDPEGEGSKPVHGLHSGSMLESHKFPLSAPIFPGLYPGSLCTGLNNRLPPGYSHPLQYLKNQTVLSPLMQPLALHSFMVQRQFLTSPANSQQLYRHLAAATPVGSSYGDLLHNSIYPLAAINPQAAFPPSQLSSVHPSTKL is encoded by the exons gtaAAATGTGAGGCTAAGTCAGCTTTGCCCAAACCCAAGAGTAACAACAGCAACTGTAAAAAAGGCTCAAGTGAGGATAAATCAAAGATTGCCGTAGGTGAAGAATGCAGAGCTGATGAGCAGGCTTTCCTTGTGGCTCTTTATAAAtatatgaaagaaaggaaaacaccaATTGAACGAATACCCTATTTAGGTTTTAAGCAGA TTAACCTTTGGACTATGTTTCAAGCTGCTCAAAAACTGGGAGGATATGAAACA ATAACAGCCCGTCGACAATGGAAACATATTTATGATGAATTAGGTGGTAACCCTGGAAGCACAAGTGCTGCTACATGTACTCGCAGACATTATGAAAG ATTAATCCTGCCATATGAAAGATTTATTAAAGGAGAGGAAGATAAGCCACTGCCTCCAGTGAAACCTCGAAAACAGGATAACAGTTCCCAGGAGGGTGAAGCAAAAACAAAAGTGTCTGGAACAAAACGCatcaaaaatgaaaaccaaaagagcaagaaggaaaaagataatgcACAGAAACCCCAAGATGCATCTGAG GTCTCATCAGAACAAGAGAAGGATCAAGAATCAGCAGACCAGAAAAATTTCCCTGAACATCCTACAGTGGGAGAGATGAAACAACCCATGCAAGGCCCTCCATCTCTTTTACCAGAGACAGCTCAGCCACTGCCTCTGGAAAAGACAGACCTGACAGAAAACAGCACGAACAGCGAGAAAGCCAAGGAGGAGGTTCAGCACTCGTCCTCTTTCTCAAGTATATCTGTGCCCCCAGAAGAAGACACCGTGCTGGATGCCACCGTCACGAAACGATTACACCCGCCAACAGATGCCCTAGAAGATGCGAAGCCTGAACAAAGACTACACAAAGCTTTTGCTGACAGCTTAGAAAGCGAACCTCCAGAAATGTCCTTCACGGCTTTCCCAGTCCAGCTGCCCGCTCAGAGCGACATGGAAGATGAAAAATTGCCAGAGATGGCCGATTACATCGCGAACTGCACAGTGAAAGTGGACCAGCTGGGAAACGAAGATATCCACAACGCACTAAAGCAAACGCCCAAAGTACTGGTGGTCCAGAACTTTGACATGTTCAAGGAAAAGGAGCTGCCTGGGTCCATGAACGATGACTCCACTTTCGGTTACACACCGCTGCTCTACTCCAAGGGCAATCCAGGTATCATGTCACCCCTGGCAAAGAAGAAGCTGCTGTCGCAGGTCAGTGGGGCAGCCCTGTCATGTAGCTATCCTTATGGTTCTCCTCCACCTTTGATCAGCAAAAAGAAACTGAATGGCAGAGATGAACTGTCCTCAAACATATCACAAGGTCCCCACGCCCCTAATTCTGATACTGTAGCAATTAATAGGCCCTCAGTCATACAACACGTACAGAGTTTTAAAAccaaggaagaaaggaaatcgattaatgacatttttaaacatGACATGCTAAGTAAACCGGATCCTCAGCGCTGTGATTTTTCAAAACATCACCTCAGTTCTCTTGCCGAGTCATATGTACCGAAGACAGATATCCAGGACTGCAAAGATAAAATGAGTGAGAAAAGGGCACTGCAGCACTCCCATGTGCCCACTTTCTTGGCAGATTTTTATTCATCACCTCATCTGCACAGCCTTTATAGACACACAGAACACCACCTTAATAATGAACAGACATCAAAGTACCTCCCCCGGGACATGTTCAGAgagtctgaaaatatttctacttttACTCAACACAAACACCaagaaaaactaaatttaaattaTCGCCCATCTTTGCATCAGCaagagaaaaaggcagcagtggaggCCTCTTCAGATGATCAGCCAACAGATTTGAGTCTTCCAAAGAGCATACACAAACAGACTGCAAAGGTTCCGGGCTCCAGCCTCCCTCATTCATGCATGGCGCAGCAAGAAGGCAAAGGTATCTCCCCATTCCAGGCTGCGAGCAGCCAAGCGGTGAGCCTAGATTGTAACCCCAAAGCTTGCCGCGTGTCCCCCATGGCCATGACAGCCCCGAAAAAACACAGCGAGTTGCTCCACAGGTCTGGGAAGCAGCAGGCCCAGAGGCTGGAGAATCTGAGGAAGATGGAGGGGATGGTGCATCCTATCATCAGCCGCAGAACGAGCCCTCAAAACGTGGGGGCTGCCCGGCCTTTGAAACGGAGCCTGGAGGATTTGGACAaagtcatttctgaaaaaaaaatccgaGCTGTCTCTCCTCTGCACTTACCAAAGGACACCCTGGCAAAAGACAAGGTTCCCGACCCAGAGGGGGAAGGCAGCAAGCCGGTGCATGGCCTCCATTCTGGCAGCATGCTGGAAAGCCACAAATTTCCCCTTTCAGCCCCCATCTTCCCAGGCTTGTATCCGGGAAGCCTGTGCACAGGGCTGAACAATCGTCTCCCACCCGGGTATTCTCATCCCCTGCAGTACTTGAAAAATCAGACCGTGCTCTCCCCACTAATGCAGCCTTTGGCTCTTCACTCCTTCATGGTGCAGAGACAATTCCTCACGTCCCCTGCAAACTCTCAGCAACTGTACAGACACTTAGCTGCAGCAACACCTGTAGGGAGTTCCTACGGTGACCTTTTGCATAACAGCATTTATCCTTTAGCTGCTATAAACCCTCAAGCTGCATTCCCACCTTCCCAGCTATCCTCTGTACATCCCAGCACAAAACTGTAA